One genomic region from Pyrobaculum islandicum DSM 4184 encodes:
- the cysS gene encoding cysteine--tRNA ligase, with protein MRIYNTATRQVEEFTTYVPRLARGYVCGITPYDHMHVGHGRVYVFFDIFRRYLERLGYEVRLVINFTDIDDKIINRAKEEFGHEAYKRWREIPERYIAEYFEMTKKLYIKPAYAYPRVTENVEDMVKWISTLVEKGYAYVAPDGSVYFEVAKVPNYGVLSRQKIEELVAGARVEPEPGKRNPLDFALWKSWTPGEPWWDSPWCPGRPGWHLECVVMSTKHLGAPFDFHGGGADLIFPHHENEIAIARAYFGVDNFARYWIHVGYLTVRGEKMSKSLGNIITLREVLSKHSGEALRLAYAMSHYRKPMEFTYELLQQAEDMAKTLYTAYDELSQALRDAGEKDQEPLAQEALKYAEAFYGALDDDMSTPEAVQQLYGMARYIISTVLHKIEKISRETALTILNKYVEMADVLGVLERRQIPKELEEVVKTLVEVRAKLRQERQYQLADYIRQRLAELGVELHDFGPRTYYTYRR; from the coding sequence GTGAGAATCTACAACACCGCCACTAGACAGGTGGAGGAGTTCACAACGTACGTCCCCCGCCTGGCCAGGGGGTACGTCTGTGGCATAACCCCCTACGACCACATGCACGTGGGACACGGCAGAGTGTATGTCTTCTTCGACATATTCAGGAGGTATCTAGAGAGACTTGGCTATGAGGTTAGGCTCGTTATAAACTTTACAGACATAGACGACAAGATTATAAACAGAGCAAAAGAGGAGTTCGGCCACGAGGCGTACAAAAGGTGGAGGGAGATCCCCGAGCGCTACATAGCCGAGTACTTCGAGATGACGAAAAAACTCTACATAAAGCCGGCGTATGCATACCCCAGGGTGACAGAAAACGTAGAAGACATGGTGAAGTGGATATCGACTCTCGTGGAGAAGGGATACGCCTACGTCGCCCCCGACGGCTCTGTCTACTTCGAAGTGGCGAAGGTGCCTAACTACGGCGTGTTGTCGAGACAGAAGATAGAGGAGCTCGTGGCGGGGGCCCGCGTCGAGCCAGAGCCCGGCAAGAGAAACCCCCTCGACTTCGCCCTCTGGAAGAGCTGGACCCCCGGCGAGCCTTGGTGGGACTCGCCGTGGTGCCCCGGGAGGCCCGGGTGGCACCTCGAATGTGTCGTCATGTCGACAAAACACCTGGGGGCGCCCTTCGATTTCCACGGCGGCGGCGCCGACCTCATATTTCCACACCACGAAAACGAGATAGCGATAGCGAGGGCCTACTTCGGCGTAGACAACTTCGCGAGGTATTGGATACACGTGGGCTACCTCACTGTTAGAGGCGAGAAGATGTCTAAATCCCTCGGCAACATAATAACGCTGAGGGAGGTCCTCTCTAAACACAGCGGCGAGGCCCTAAGGCTTGCATACGCCATGAGCCACTACAGAAAGCCGATGGAGTTCACCTACGAGCTGTTGCAACAGGCGGAGGACATGGCGAAGACCCTCTACACCGCCTACGACGAGTTGAGCCAAGCCCTCCGAGACGCCGGGGAGAAAGACCAAGAACCCCTCGCCCAAGAGGCGTTGAAATACGCCGAGGCCTTCTACGGCGCGTTAGACGACGATATGTCGACGCCGGAGGCCGTACAACAGCTATACGGCATGGCTAGGTACATAATCTCCACGGTTTTACACAAGATCGAGAAGATTTCGCGCGAGACGGCGCTAACCATATTGAACAAATACGTAGAGATGGCGGACGTCCTAGGCGTGCTGGAAAGACGCCAGATCCCAAAGGAGCTGGAGGAGGTCGTAAAAACGCTGGTAGAGGTTAGGGCAAAACTACGCCAAGAGCGGCAGTACCAGCTGGCGGACTATATCAGGCAGAGGCTGGCTGAGCTCGGCGTAGAACTACACGACTTCGGCCCAAGGACTTATTACACATATAGGCGATAG
- the pyk gene encoding pyruvate kinase: protein MSLTKRVATLGPSTDRLAEEDFYKLLDLVDGVRINLAHASPGEVERRINAVRAYERERGRPLAVLVDLKGPSVRVGKTPPVAVEVGQHVVFKLGDRSDGSYIPVPTRALFQVVERGDTILMLDGKLKLRVVNAGVDFVEAVAESSGVVTSGKAVVVEGKDYDVSPPAEDDVEILDKISRLKDDIDYVSVSLAKNCKDVDAVRTLLNELGFESQIVVKIETRSAVRNLEELVYCGDYIVVARGDLGLHYGLDTLPIVQREIIYTSLSYGKPVAVATQLLDSMQNSPTPTRAEVNDVYTTASMGVDSLWLTNETANGSYPLAAALWLSKILEKVEYNIVKLPSPGDVRDRFAKGLVEMAHDIGAVILVYSMSGTLAKRIAKFRPLNVVHVGTPDVKTARILSLIWALQPAYIPANSYEDGLEKLIASRGSAPFVATYGIRGGVHLVKVMF, encoded by the coding sequence GTGAGTTTAACAAAAAGAGTCGCCACGCTAGGCCCCTCCACAGACCGTCTCGCAGAGGAGGATTTTTACAAATTGTTAGACTTGGTAGACGGGGTACGTATAAATTTGGCACACGCCAGCCCCGGCGAGGTGGAGAGGAGGATAAACGCCGTTAGGGCATACGAAAGGGAGAGGGGGCGACCTCTGGCTGTTCTCGTAGATCTAAAGGGCCCTAGCGTTAGAGTAGGCAAAACGCCTCCCGTGGCAGTAGAGGTTGGGCAACACGTTGTGTTTAAACTAGGCGATAGATCCGATGGCAGTTATATACCTGTGCCGACCAGAGCCCTCTTCCAAGTGGTAGAGCGTGGAGATACCATCTTGATGTTAGACGGCAAGTTAAAACTTAGAGTGGTCAACGCCGGTGTAGATTTTGTAGAAGCCGTCGCCGAGTCTAGCGGCGTAGTAACAAGCGGCAAAGCCGTCGTCGTAGAGGGTAAAGACTATGACGTATCTCCCCCAGCTGAAGACGACGTGGAGATTTTAGACAAGATATCGCGTCTAAAAGACGACATTGACTACGTCTCTGTAAGTCTTGCAAAGAATTGTAAAGATGTAGACGCCGTGAGGACTTTGTTAAATGAATTGGGGTTTGAAAGCCAAATAGTTGTAAAAATTGAGACGAGAAGCGCTGTGAGAAATTTAGAAGAGCTTGTCTATTGTGGAGATTACATAGTGGTTGCAAGAGGAGACTTAGGCTTACACTATGGCTTAGATACGCTACCGATAGTCCAGAGAGAGATTATATATACATCTCTTTCATATGGTAAACCTGTCGCCGTGGCGACACAGTTGTTAGATTCTATGCAAAATTCGCCGACGCCAACTAGGGCTGAGGTAAATGATGTATACACCACAGCCTCTATGGGCGTAGATAGCCTATGGCTTACTAATGAGACAGCAAATGGTAGTTACCCACTTGCCGCCGCCTTATGGCTTTCGAAAATTTTAGAAAAGGTGGAGTATAACATAGTTAAACTTCCATCTCCTGGAGATGTACGAGATAGATTTGCAAAAGGGCTTGTGGAAATGGCACATGATATCGGCGCCGTGATATTAGTCTATAGCATGAGCGGCACTTTGGCAAAGAGAATTGCGAAATTTAGGCCGCTTAATGTGGTGCACGTAGGTACGCCAGATGTAAAAACCGCCCGTATTCTCTCGCTCATATGGGCTTTACAACCGGCCTATATACCTGCCAATAGTTATGAAGATGGCCTAGAGAAGCTGATAGCTAGTAGGGGCTCTGCGCCTTTTGTAGCAACTTATGGAATTAGGGGAGGGGTCCATCTAGTGAAGGTGATGTTTTAG
- a CDS encoding beta-CASP ribonuclease aCPSF1, whose amino-acid sequence MSFSEIESRVRSILSGAEVSRVSYEGPNLCIYVKRPSEALLDMVGEVAKTLKKRVVLRTEASSRLPEKKASQIIREIVGEVDDIVFEESGDVYIYLAKPMREKEIRAIAREVFVRTGWRAVVESGVPRDKVKLPAHEIVGVRQIFHGAYAQRRELMEHLARYIHQEPVVKEGAITVTFLGAAMEVGRSAILVSTTESNILLDCGLKPGQYDEDFPLLDAVDIDRLDAVVLTHAHMDHVGCLPFLYKYGYRGPVYMTDPTKYQTFILLMDYIELKEREGLEPAFSRADVESVIYHTITLDYEEVTDIAPDVKLTFYDAGHEIGSAMAHLHIGNGRYNILYTGDFKYGKTRLLNRAVSKFKRVEMLIMESTYGGRDDVQPPRVEAENALAKHVAEAVSRGGKVLIPAFSTGRGQEILYILNKMIEGGLIPRVPVYVDGMIVETLNAYLMYPHYLNPEVAEEIYGGVNPFTTSGSVVIVDRAKRVEDRINQVAKIAQSEEPAVIIAPHGMLNGGPVVDYFSQLAHDPRNKLVFVSYQAEGTLGRRILNGEREFTIRSLVGGESKVEVRMEVVSIPGFSGHSDRRELMKYVEHIEPKPKKIVLVHGEPSKIISLATSIELKYKITTIIPKVGERIRAL is encoded by the coding sequence GTGTCTTTTTCAGAAATTGAAAGTAGGGTGAGGTCTATTCTATCTGGCGCCGAGGTCTCTAGAGTTAGCTACGAGGGGCCAAACCTCTGTATCTACGTGAAGAGGCCCTCCGAGGCTCTCCTAGATATGGTCGGCGAGGTGGCCAAGACCCTTAAGAAGCGCGTAGTTTTGAGGACTGAGGCCTCCAGCAGACTGCCGGAGAAAAAGGCCTCCCAGATAATTAGGGAAATCGTCGGCGAAGTTGACGACATTGTTTTTGAAGAAAGCGGCGACGTCTATATCTACCTCGCTAAGCCGATGCGGGAGAAGGAGATAAGAGCTATCGCGCGAGAGGTTTTTGTAAGGACCGGCTGGAGGGCTGTGGTAGAGAGCGGGGTGCCTCGGGATAAGGTTAAGCTCCCCGCCCACGAGATCGTGGGAGTGCGTCAGATTTTCCACGGGGCCTACGCCCAGAGGAGGGAGCTTATGGAGCACTTGGCGAGGTATATACACCAAGAGCCGGTGGTTAAAGAGGGGGCTATAACTGTGACTTTTCTCGGAGCCGCGATGGAAGTAGGCCGTAGCGCAATACTGGTCAGCACCACCGAGAGCAACATACTGCTCGACTGCGGGCTGAAGCCCGGCCAATACGACGAGGACTTCCCCCTGCTCGACGCCGTAGATATCGATAGGCTAGACGCCGTTGTATTAACCCACGCCCATATGGACCACGTGGGCTGTCTCCCGTTTCTCTACAAGTACGGCTATAGAGGGCCTGTCTACATGACCGACCCTACTAAGTATCAAACGTTTATACTCCTCATGGATTACATAGAGCTGAAGGAGAGGGAGGGGCTGGAGCCGGCTTTCTCTAGGGCCGACGTGGAGTCCGTCATATACCACACTATAACGCTGGACTATGAAGAGGTCACAGACATAGCGCCAGACGTCAAACTCACTTTCTACGACGCGGGCCACGAGATTGGGTCGGCCATGGCACATCTACATATAGGCAACGGGAGGTATAACATCTTGTATACTGGGGATTTCAAATACGGCAAGACGAGACTTTTGAACCGCGCTGTGTCTAAGTTCAAGAGGGTCGAAATGCTCATAATGGAGTCTACCTACGGCGGTAGAGATGACGTGCAACCGCCTAGGGTTGAGGCTGAGAACGCCTTGGCTAAACACGTGGCTGAGGCCGTGTCGAGAGGCGGCAAGGTGCTGATCCCCGCCTTCAGCACGGGGAGGGGCCAGGAGATCCTCTACATCCTCAACAAAATGATTGAGGGGGGTTTGATCCCCAGGGTGCCCGTCTATGTAGATGGGATGATTGTAGAAACGCTCAACGCATACCTCATGTACCCCCACTACCTAAACCCCGAGGTTGCCGAGGAGATCTACGGCGGGGTTAACCCCTTCACTACCTCTGGGAGCGTGGTCATAGTGGACCGCGCCAAACGGGTGGAGGATAGGATAAACCAAGTGGCTAAGATAGCCCAGAGCGAAGAGCCTGCCGTCATAATTGCGCCCCACGGCATGTTAAACGGCGGGCCTGTCGTGGACTACTTCTCACAGCTGGCGCACGACCCTAGGAATAAGCTTGTGTTTGTCTCCTACCAGGCGGAGGGGACGCTTGGTAGAAGGATATTAAACGGCGAGCGGGAGTTCACAATTAGAAGTCTAGTTGGCGGAGAGTCTAAAGTTGAGGTACGTATGGAGGTCGTATCTATACCTGGCTTCTCAGGCCATAGCGATAGGAGAGAGCTTATGAAATATGTAGAACATATAGAGCCTAAGCCTAAGAAAATAGTTTTAGTACACGGGGAGCCTTCTAAAATCATCAGCCTCGCCACGTCTATAGAGCTGAAGTATAAGATAACTACAATTATACCAAAAGTTGGCGAGAGGATAAGAGCGTTGTGA